From one Candidatus Chromulinivorax destructor genomic stretch:
- a CDS encoding ankyrin repeat domain-containing protein codes for MKKLLLACLLSLTSCMMQASDINYSYFFEHGVSPKDIKVLEAWLQLGQHRDAIGNMIAENLGDFQEKVLADCLENKIQHWDYQLRSDLALPSLMKSYVYHPFIFLLQDLNRIDNLSAAIKKHVENMDDDTRKVLTALQLYRKKVLNIFHYAGKIGVAIDAQDAWGQTALVKAIHYNSLEFVLLCLQAGAHVNYVGDFVSDQKPLDHAMLALDIQYCQDSAIFDISSELGLLNQNIEIVKALVRAGAYSGEKNNGYAAIIAYVQMLQSSLDEDIQDACERLSSLSIIDEDVFGSFDAQKFDAQAYKKYAYALYQKLICFLQSKKI; via the coding sequence GTGAAAAAATTATTATTAGCATGCTTGTTAAGTTTAACTAGCTGTATGATGCAAGCTAGCGATATCAATTATAGTTATTTTTTTGAGCACGGAGTAAGCCCAAAAGATATCAAAGTGCTTGAAGCATGGTTGCAATTAGGTCAACACCGAGATGCAATTGGAAATATGATTGCAGAGAATTTAGGTGACTTTCAAGAAAAAGTATTGGCAGATTGCTTAGAAAATAAAATTCAGCATTGGGATTATCAATTACGATCAGATTTAGCTTTACCATCACTCATGAAATCGTATGTGTATCATCCGTTTATATTTCTATTACAGGATCTTAATAGAATAGATAATCTTTCTGCAGCTATTAAAAAACATGTTGAAAACATGGATGATGATACGCGTAAAGTATTAACTGCTTTACAATTGTATCGCAAAAAAGTTCTTAATATTTTTCATTATGCTGGAAAAATAGGTGTTGCTATCGACGCACAAGATGCTTGGGGGCAAACAGCTTTAGTTAAAGCGATTCATTATAACAGTCTGGAATTTGTGCTTTTATGTCTGCAGGCAGGTGCTCATGTTAATTATGTAGGAGATTTTGTATCGGATCAAAAACCACTTGATCATGCAATGCTTGCATTAGATATTCAGTATTGCCAAGATAGTGCTATTTTTGATATTTCATCAGAATTAGGGTTACTTAATCAAAATATTGAAATTGTTAAAGCATTAGTACGTGCTGGGGCTTATTCTGGCGAAAAAAATAATGGGTACGCTGCTATTATAGCGTATGTGCAGATGTTGCAATCATCATTAGATGAAGATATTCAAGATGCTTGTGAGCGTTTAAGTAGCTTATCGATTATTGATGAAGATGTCTTTGGTTCGTTTGATGCTCAAAAATTTGATGCACAAGCATATAAAAAATATGCGTATGCACTCTATCAAAAACTGATTTGTTTTTTGCAATCAAAAAAAATATAA
- a CDS encoding metallophosphoesterase family protein: MNKTKKASILLFLSFSAQFLFGISSFSFEFVDRAAWNQACKKLPMNVEVMHTTKKVSAWSCHKNIHNDKNSAWLDFENALKQTLQIFQKSCLTNQSNWVNNSIPEASFYDISKEIFIPYIQKFEADKDDKIVIHGDFHGDIHSLIAELDALEKQGYMKKDSFELAQKNVYLVFLGDYVDRGLYGCEVMYTLFRLKIANPSNVIMIRGNHEDQNISDNYGFKDELITTFGSNLYAYQQIYRLYNFLPLALYLGRGNNYIQCCHGGLEYGYKPQNLLQSSCTFDLLGMVKRSDFKKYCDCCHQEEPIFVGNWFQDRASFLDFMPSSPSSFMGSIGFMWFDFKKFGDSHWLAGRGLAANEDLTQLVLDYQSAGSSKKVRGIMRAHQHAGGIEKQDPSNLMSELVASKGVYKLWRPIEINQKRSLHDGIVWTFNVAPDSLYGKFCHYGFDAYAIISIADRYEDWSMEVFNTKIIDCHLSKNK, encoded by the coding sequence ATGAACAAAACAAAGAAAGCATCTATATTACTATTCCTATCATTTTCGGCGCAATTTTTATTTGGTATTTCATCTTTTTCATTTGAATTTGTTGATAGGGCAGCTTGGAATCAAGCCTGTAAAAAATTACCGATGAACGTTGAGGTAATGCATACAACAAAAAAAGTTTCAGCTTGGTCCTGTCATAAAAATATACACAATGATAAAAATAGTGCATGGCTAGATTTTGAAAATGCATTAAAGCAAACATTACAAATATTTCAAAAAAGTTGCCTGACAAACCAAAGTAATTGGGTGAATAATAGTATTCCTGAGGCATCTTTTTATGATATTTCAAAAGAAATTTTTATACCTTATATTCAAAAGTTTGAAGCTGACAAAGATGATAAAATTGTGATTCATGGAGATTTTCATGGAGATATACATTCACTTATTGCGGAATTAGATGCTTTAGAAAAACAAGGATATATGAAAAAAGACAGTTTTGAACTTGCTCAAAAAAATGTGTATCTAGTTTTTCTTGGAGATTATGTTGATCGAGGTTTATATGGCTGCGAGGTCATGTATACTTTGTTTCGTTTAAAAATTGCTAATCCAAGCAATGTCATTATGATTCGGGGTAACCATGAGGATCAAAATATATCAGATAATTATGGATTTAAAGATGAATTAATTACAACTTTTGGATCGAATTTGTATGCCTACCAGCAAATTTATAGATTATATAATTTTTTACCGCTGGCTTTATATCTTGGACGTGGGAATAATTATATTCAATGCTGTCATGGAGGTCTTGAGTACGGTTATAAACCTCAAAATTTATTACAAAGTAGCTGTACATTCGATTTGCTTGGAATGGTAAAGCGATCTGATTTTAAAAAATATTGTGATTGCTGTCATCAAGAAGAGCCTATATTTGTAGGTAATTGGTTTCAAGATAGAGCTTCATTTTTAGATTTTATGCCATCATCGCCATCAAGTTTTATGGGATCAATTGGATTTATGTGGTTTGATTTTAAAAAATTTGGAGACTCACATTGGCTTGCAGGAAGAGGTCTTGCTGCAAATGAAGATTTAACTCAACTTGTTTTAGATTATCAAAGTGCAGGGTCATCTAAAAAAGTACGTGGAATTATGAGAGCTCATCAGCATGCAGGTGGTATAGAAAAACAAGATCCTTCAAATTTAATGAGCGAGTTAGTTGCAAGCAAAGGTGTTTATAAGTTATGGAGGCCAATTGAAATTAACCAGAAAAGATCATTGCACGATGGGATTGTATGGACGTTTAATGTTGCGCCTGACTCTTTATACGGTAAATTTTGTCACTATGGTTTTGATGCCTACGCAATTATTTCTATAGCAGATAGGTATGAAGATTGGAGTATGGAAGTTTTTAATACAAAGATTATCGATTGCCATCTTTCAAAAAACAAATAA